In Dromaius novaehollandiae isolate bDroNov1 chromosome 29, bDroNov1.hap1, whole genome shotgun sequence, the DNA window GTGGTTTGAGGAATGAGCTTCTAACCTTCACAGTTCATTTTACCGCTGCTGTGAATTGCTGCCTGTAAATCCCCTGCCGTTAAGCCAGTTGAGGCAAACACAGTGTTTCCAGTTCTTGAGCTGAAATCCTCCTTGTCCTCCAACTCAGTTCAGTCCCTTCAGTACAAGTGTCTTTTCCACATTCTCTGCTGAACACAGTGAAGAACCAGTTTAAATTATCCTTTGTTTACTTGAAGCCCTTGGCTGATTCACCTCTTGCAAGTTCTTGTAgttcttcttttcaaaacagcCTGCAAGGAGTCTGCATGAATGTACCCTGTCCTGTTCTTGGCATAGCTGGAAGTGGGTTGCTGCTCTTGTATCCTGGTGCTTTCCAGCCATTCTTAGTTGGGTGAAACTTCTCTTTAAATTAGAATCGATGAGGAGCTGTTGGGAGATGGTCACAGTTACAGTCCGAAAGCCATTCACTCCTGGCTGACGAGAGTCATGTACAACCGGAGATCCAAGATAAATCCGCTCTGGAACACTGTTGTCATTGGAGGCTATTACAATGGCGAGAGGTAAGGACAAGCCACGTGGAGCGTGCAGTGGTTACTGTGCATCCTTCCCTAGGGCTGTTTGTCATGGCACAAGATATCTTCAGAAGGGAGCCCCACCAGTCTGGTTCCCTCTGGTCCAGCTTCCTAGATGGGATCTTAGGTCTTCTCCAAAAAGAGAAATATGTGGTGGATGTGCTGGCCAGAAGGTGCTCTGTGCTTTCAGGTTCATATGAGCAACAGACAAGAGTCTCCTTGGGTACTTTCCTTGTGAGAAACAACTGGTGATAAAATAACGAGCCACTGAATCACCATTCATTTAATTCTTGTAGGCATGTCCTCCTGCTCCTGTTCTCGCACAGAGGCAGAAGGATACATCTGGCCTTGGTGGTCCCAGGTGACCTGAAGGCCACGTGAGCCTGTGTCTCCAGCAGGACAGCTGGACTCTCGCTTTCTCGGCATGAGCACATCTGCTTTGCTGACTTCTCTATGGCTTTCACTGCAAGCTGGATGTAGCTGCTCTAAAGCCGAGTCCCTCTATGGTGTGACACAGCCCTGCTTGCGCAGTGGCCGCGGTGACAAGTCTGTCCCTTCAGTTTCCTAGGTTATGTTGACATGCTTGGTGTGGCCTACGAAGCCCCTACGCTTGCTACAGGCTATGGAGCGTACCTGGCTCAGGTGAGTGTTCACAGGCGATACCGTAGAGTACACACTTGATCAGCTGCTAAAGTGATCTCAGCGCTGGGTGACTGATCTGAtgggccttttttttgtttttttgcagccGCTGATGAGAGAAGTCTTGGAGAAGAAACCCAGCCTGACGAAGGAGGAGGCCCGTGACCTGATTGAGCGGTGCATGAAAATCTTGTATTACAGAGATGCCCGATCATTCAACAGAGTAAGTGCCCTGCTTTGGCATGCCTTCCCCGGAGAGCTGCCATACCTGTTGTGCACCTCAGACAGATATCCCAGAGGCCAGTCTTCACCCCAGGTCATCGTATTATTTTTAGTCATTCCGTTTCTGATCTCAGAAAACCTCCTAATACCTCTTGAGGTGGTGGATGGCAGGGTATATTAGGGACTGTGTTAGCAAAGCTGTCCGACAAAGTAAGGCTCCTTATCTCCTGCAGCCTCTGAGCAGCAGTGTGATTCTGAATGATGTTTGTCTTTGGCTGGCCGGTTGATGCTTTTTCTGTGATCTGATGCTACTTTTCCCCTCACCACAACAGTAGCATCCAGAGACTGCAGTCTGCtagctttgaaaatgtttctaGCAACTACTAGTGTTTATTATGTCTTGACTTGCCCACCAAGAAAGTAAAGCATTACTGAATGCAAAGCCATGTTAAAACAAACATGTCTGAAGAATCTTACTTGTATATTCATTAAAGCTTTCACAGGGGAGGGAGGACCCATCTTAAATTCAAGTGCAGAAGTCCGGATTTATTGAAAAACTCTAAATGATTCTTCTCCTTAGTATGAAGTTGCTATTGCAACGGAGAAAGGAGTGGAAGTGGAAGGACCTTTGACGCTGGAAGCCAACTGGGACATAGCACACCTTGTCAGGTAATGCCCATTAGAGTAAGTTCATTTTGAGCTCTAATCTGTGAGTTGGCAG includes these proteins:
- the PSMB4 gene encoding proteasome subunit beta type-4 gives rise to the protein MEVWEARAPPPFWAGGPAPGEIYSPGGPPAAAGVHPLTRTLTPMVTGTSVLGVKFNGGVIIAADTLGSYGSLARFRNLSRLLKVNDTTMLGASGDYADFQYLKQIIDQMVIDEELLGDGHSYSPKAIHSWLTRVMYNRRSKINPLWNTVVIGGYYNGESFLGYVDMLGVAYEAPTLATGYGAYLAQPLMREVLEKKPSLTKEEARDLIERCMKILYYRDARSFNRYEVAIATEKGVEVEGPLTLEANWDIAHLVSGFE